One genomic region from Pseudoduganella lutea encodes:
- a CDS encoding UbiX family flavin prenyltransferase, with the protein MTKRLVIAITGASGAIYGVRMLQALAPLDDWESHLVLSPSGALTATHELDLRKGQIEAMADVVHNVKDIGATIASGSFQCEGMVIAPCSMRTLAAVAHGLADNLVTRAADVMLKERRRLVLLARETPLNLAHLRNMTAVTELGGIVCPPVPAFYQHPQSIEDIVAHTVGRTLDLFGVPHEGLVRRWQGITA; encoded by the coding sequence ATGACGAAGCGCCTCGTCATCGCCATCACGGGTGCCAGTGGCGCGATCTACGGGGTGCGAATGCTGCAGGCGCTGGCCCCGCTGGACGACTGGGAAAGCCACCTGGTGCTGTCCCCGTCCGGCGCGCTGACCGCCACGCATGAACTCGACCTGCGCAAGGGGCAGATCGAGGCCATGGCGGACGTGGTGCACAACGTGAAGGATATCGGCGCCACCATCGCCAGCGGTTCCTTCCAGTGCGAAGGCATGGTCATCGCGCCCTGCTCGATGCGCACCCTGGCGGCGGTGGCCCATGGCCTGGCGGACAACCTCGTCACCCGCGCGGCGGACGTGATGCTCAAGGAGCGCCGCCGGCTCGTGCTGCTGGCGCGGGAAACGCCGCTGAACCTGGCGCACCTGCGCAACATGACGGCGGTCACGGAGCTGGGCGGCATCGTCTGCCCGCCGGTGCCCGCGTTCTACCAGCATCCCCAATCAATCGAAGACATCGTGGCCCACACCGTGGGCCGCACGCTGGATCTGTTCGGCGTTCCGCACGAAGGCCTCGTGCGGCGCTGGCAGGGTATCACTGCATGA
- a CDS encoding xanthine dehydrogenase family protein molybdopterin-binding subunit, translated as MKGKAMTPVTIVQPKRRMFLQSAALLGAGLAVGFVLPGAAGAAAGPSAPAAGMLAPNAFVRVFPDDTIRLVVHKHDSGTGTRTALGLVLAEELEVTLEQVEIITPEHPFFKDYMHPQWHVFSTGGSTSVMLEYDTLRKAGASARTMLVQAAAARWQVPVDECHARDGKVIHAATGRQFGYGALATEAARLAPPKEPRLKDKKDFRLIGKLHRKLDAQAKVTGKQTYGIDVKLPGMLVAVILRSPVVGGRVRRFDARKALAVPGVRQVLKVPAAPAGMLGGHQEGVAVLADTYWAAKLGRDALQVQWRNGSFARFDSRDVPALQRAHLARKDGPLVRTIGKGDAARALKSSGRVLRAEYTMPYKVPNPLEPECVVVEIVDGTITYWGGLQVPSNAQFAAAAMAGIGQDKVVLRELVGGGSFGARESRHWLLEATWLAKASGRPVKLMYSREDEVRGLYYHAATYTKVSGALDAEGGLSALKLRAVSPASPEEWEPGYTDRKDRMDYSTTEAICRWDFAYQPDHLDVGWVRHETGMPTGWYRAVSFIPNVFAIESFMDELAHAAGRDPLAFRTGYMKGRPRHVAVLEQAARRAGWDKPRAPGRALGIATNQAYNSYIAIVAELEKVDDVVKVRRITCVADCGLAVHPGSVEEQLYGGLMWGLGHALHDRLDIENGRVVQSNFHDYPVMRMADMPEIDITIVEGDTDKPSGVGELSNPGVAPAIANALFALTGRRQRSTPFDFSAGGDA; from the coding sequence ATGAAAGGCAAGGCCATGACACCGGTAACGATCGTCCAGCCGAAGCGGCGCATGTTCCTGCAATCGGCGGCCCTGCTGGGTGCGGGCCTGGCGGTGGGCTTCGTGCTGCCCGGGGCCGCTGGCGCTGCCGCCGGTCCTTCCGCGCCGGCAGCCGGCATGCTGGCGCCGAACGCGTTCGTGCGTGTCTTCCCCGACGACACCATCCGGCTCGTGGTGCACAAGCACGACTCCGGCACGGGCACCCGCACGGCGCTGGGCCTCGTGCTGGCCGAGGAGCTGGAGGTGACGCTGGAGCAGGTGGAAATCATCACGCCCGAACACCCGTTCTTCAAGGATTACATGCACCCGCAGTGGCACGTGTTTTCCACCGGCGGCAGCACCAGCGTGATGCTGGAATACGACACGCTGCGCAAGGCCGGCGCCAGTGCCCGCACGATGCTCGTGCAGGCCGCCGCGGCACGCTGGCAGGTGCCGGTGGACGAATGCCACGCACGCGACGGCAAGGTGATCCACGCTGCCACGGGCCGCCAGTTCGGCTATGGCGCGCTGGCGACCGAAGCGGCGCGCCTGGCACCGCCAAAGGAGCCCCGCCTGAAGGACAAGAAGGATTTCCGCCTGATCGGCAAGCTGCACCGCAAGCTCGATGCGCAGGCCAAGGTGACGGGAAAACAGACCTACGGCATCGACGTGAAGCTGCCCGGCATGCTGGTCGCCGTCATCCTGCGTTCGCCCGTCGTCGGCGGCCGGGTCAGGCGCTTCGATGCGCGCAAGGCGCTGGCCGTGCCCGGCGTGCGCCAGGTGCTGAAGGTGCCCGCCGCGCCGGCCGGCATGCTGGGCGGCCACCAGGAAGGCGTGGCCGTGCTGGCCGATACCTATTGGGCGGCGAAGCTGGGCCGCGATGCGCTGCAGGTGCAGTGGCGTAACGGCAGCTTCGCGCGCTTCGACAGCCGCGACGTGCCGGCCCTGCAGCGTGCCCACCTGGCGCGCAAGGATGGCCCGCTGGTGCGCACCATCGGCAAGGGCGATGCGGCGCGCGCGCTCAAGAGCAGCGGCAGGGTGCTGCGCGCCGAGTACACGATGCCGTACAAGGTGCCCAATCCGCTCGAGCCGGAATGCGTGGTCGTCGAGATCGTCGACGGCACCATCACCTACTGGGGCGGCCTGCAGGTGCCAAGCAACGCGCAGTTCGCGGCCGCCGCGATGGCGGGCATCGGCCAGGACAAGGTGGTGTTGCGCGAACTGGTGGGCGGCGGCAGCTTCGGGGCGCGCGAATCGCGGCACTGGCTGCTGGAGGCGACATGGCTGGCCAAGGCCAGCGGCCGGCCGGTCAAGCTGATGTACAGCCGCGAGGACGAGGTGCGCGGCCTGTACTACCACGCCGCCACCTATACCAAGGTGTCCGGCGCGCTCGATGCCGAGGGCGGCCTGTCCGCCCTGAAGCTGCGCGCCGTGTCGCCGGCCTCGCCGGAAGAGTGGGAGCCGGGCTACACGGACCGCAAGGACCGCATGGACTACAGCACCACGGAGGCGATCTGCCGCTGGGACTTCGCCTACCAGCCCGATCACCTGGACGTGGGCTGGGTCAGGCACGAGACGGGCATGCCCACGGGCTGGTACCGCGCAGTCAGCTTCATCCCCAACGTGTTCGCCATCGAAAGCTTCATGGACGAGCTGGCGCATGCGGCGGGCCGCGACCCGCTGGCGTTCCGCACCGGCTACATGAAAGGCCGCCCGCGCCACGTGGCCGTGCTGGAACAGGCCGCGCGCCGGGCCGGCTGGGACAAGCCGCGTGCGCCCGGCCGCGCGCTGGGCATCGCCACGAACCAGGCGTACAACAGCTATATCGCCATCGTGGCCGAACTGGAAAAGGTCGATGACGTGGTCAAGGTGCGACGCATCACCTGCGTGGCGGACTGCGGCCTCGCCGTCCACCCGGGCAGCGTGGAAGAACAGCTGTATGGCGGGCTCATGTGGGGCCTCGGCCACGCGCTGCATGACCGGCTCGATATCGAGAACGGCCGCGTGGTGCAGTCGAACTTCCACGACTACCCGGTGATGCGCATGGCGGACATGCCGGAAATCGACATCACCATCGTCGAAGGCGATACCGACAAGCCGAGCGGCGTGGGCGAGCTGTCCAACCCCGGTGTGGCGCCGGCCATCGCCAACGCGCTGTTCGCGCTGACCGGCCGACGCCAGCGCAGCACGCCGTTCGACTTCTCGGCCGGGGGCGACGCATGA
- a CDS encoding (2Fe-2S)-binding protein, translating into MRLNVNNEERNVAVAPDTPLLWVLRDHLDLTGTKFGCGAALCGACTVHLDGEAVRSCSVPVSAAVGRRITTIEGLSATGEHPLQLAWLQEDVPQCGYCQSGQLMSAAALLRQNPAPGDDDITNAMSGNICRCGTYGRIRRAIHVAAAKMAGAKIADQGEAS; encoded by the coding sequence ATGCGACTGAACGTCAACAACGAGGAACGGAATGTGGCCGTGGCGCCGGACACGCCGCTGCTGTGGGTGCTGCGCGATCACCTCGATCTGACCGGCACGAAATTCGGCTGCGGCGCCGCCCTGTGTGGTGCCTGCACCGTGCACCTGGATGGCGAAGCGGTGCGCTCGTGCAGCGTGCCGGTATCGGCCGCCGTGGGCCGCAGGATCACCACCATCGAAGGCTTGTCCGCCACGGGCGAGCACCCGCTGCAGCTGGCCTGGCTGCAGGAAGACGTGCCGCAGTGCGGCTACTGCCAGTCCGGCCAGCTGATGTCGGCCGCCGCGCTGCTGCGGCAAAACCCGGCACCCGGCGACGACGACATCACCAACGCCATGTCCGGCAACATCTGCCGCTGCGGGACCTACGGGCGCATCCGCCGCGCCATCCATGTGGCCGCCGCGAAGATGGCCGGAGCGAAGATTGCCGATCAAGGAGAGGCGTCATGA
- a CDS encoding LysR substrate-binding domain-containing protein, whose protein sequence is MELTAAGVALKEQAALVFAQMARAVDLARQAGRGHWGTLEIGMISSLMVGLLPQALRILQDRYPDVKWTLHELQPAAQLAALKERRLDLCFYRMGPSDPELTSEPLSSEPIAVVLPQQHRLARRARVALKDLADERFISFKLDQSRFATYLYQSCIEAGFTPNIYQQVVEVQTLLGLVRAGLGIGLLPASTGQFGHAGVVYRNLAGPAPDTTLHATYRKDDPSPVLQVFLAIMRELVDAPSGR, encoded by the coding sequence GTGGAATTGACGGCGGCCGGTGTCGCCTTGAAGGAACAGGCGGCCCTCGTCTTCGCGCAGATGGCCCGCGCCGTGGACCTGGCGCGCCAGGCCGGCCGGGGCCACTGGGGCACGCTGGAAATCGGCATGATCAGTTCGCTGATGGTGGGCTTGCTGCCGCAGGCGTTGCGCATCCTGCAGGACCGGTATCCCGACGTGAAATGGACGCTGCACGAGCTGCAGCCGGCCGCCCAGCTGGCGGCGCTGAAGGAGCGCAGGCTGGATCTGTGCTTCTATCGCATGGGGCCGAGCGACCCGGAGCTGACCAGCGAGCCGCTGTCGAGCGAACCGATCGCCGTGGTGCTGCCGCAGCAGCACAGGCTGGCCCGGCGCGCGCGCGTGGCGCTGAAGGATCTGGCCGACGAACGCTTCATCTCGTTCAAGCTGGACCAGTCGCGCTTCGCCACGTACCTGTACCAGAGCTGCATCGAGGCGGGCTTCACGCCGAACATCTACCAGCAGGTGGTCGAGGTGCAGACGCTGCTGGGCCTCGTGCGCGCCGGCCTGGGCATCGGCCTGCTGCCCGCCTCCACCGGCCAGTTCGGGCACGCCGGCGTGGTCTACCGCAACCTGGCGGGGCCGGCCCCGGACACCACGCTGCATGCCACGTACCGCAAGGACGATCCGTCACCGGTGCTGCAGGTCTTCCTGGCCATCATGCGCGAGCTGGTGGACGCGCCGTCGGGGCGCTGA
- a CDS encoding ABC transporter ATP-binding protein, which produces MAAISLQQVRKFYDNGFHAVRDFNLDIGDGEFVVFVGPSGCGKSTTLRMIAGLEEISDGQLRIGGTVVNDLEPKARDIAMVFQSYALYPHMTVRQNMGFALKLDGVPKTAITQRVDEAARMLQLDHLLDRRPKELSGGQRQRVALGRAIVRKPQAFLMDEPLSNLDAKLRVEMRASILKLHRQLGVTTVYVTHDQVEAMTMGDRIVVMKGGEIQQVASPMELYERPVNVFVGGFIGSPAMSFLDGELRDGSVTGDGYALRLPAAMAARAAGNQGAGRAVKLGLRPEILSLDPATGAALAVVVDVVEPLGAETIVTLRVGGGTVVARLGGNVKLVPEQAITLYLDTARVHVFDAATEANIGLGPREAA; this is translated from the coding sequence ATGGCGGCGATCTCGTTACAACAGGTGCGCAAGTTCTACGACAATGGCTTCCATGCCGTGCGCGATTTCAACCTCGATATCGGCGACGGCGAATTCGTCGTCTTCGTCGGCCCGTCCGGCTGCGGCAAGTCGACCACGCTGCGCATGATTGCCGGCCTGGAAGAGATTTCGGACGGCCAGCTGCGCATCGGCGGCACGGTCGTCAATGACCTCGAACCGAAGGCGCGCGACATCGCCATGGTGTTCCAGAGCTATGCGCTGTATCCGCACATGACGGTGCGCCAGAACATGGGCTTCGCACTGAAGCTCGATGGCGTGCCGAAGACGGCGATCACGCAGCGGGTGGACGAGGCGGCGCGCATGCTGCAGCTCGATCACCTGCTCGACCGGCGGCCCAAGGAACTGTCCGGCGGCCAGCGCCAGCGCGTGGCGCTGGGCCGCGCCATCGTGCGCAAGCCGCAGGCGTTCCTCATGGACGAGCCGCTGTCTAACCTCGACGCCAAGCTGCGCGTGGAAATGCGCGCCTCGATCCTGAAGCTGCACCGGCAACTGGGCGTGACCACGGTCTATGTCACGCATGACCAGGTCGAGGCGATGACGATGGGCGACCGCATCGTCGTCATGAAGGGCGGCGAGATCCAGCAGGTGGCCAGCCCCATGGAATTGTACGAGCGGCCCGTCAACGTGTTCGTCGGCGGCTTCATCGGCTCGCCCGCGATGAGTTTCCTGGATGGCGAGCTGCGCGACGGCAGCGTCACGGGCGATGGCTACGCTTTGCGCCTGCCGGCCGCGATGGCCGCCCGGGCTGCGGGCAACCAGGGCGCCGGGCGCGCCGTGAAGCTTGGCCTGCGCCCCGAGATCCTCTCGCTCGACCCGGCCACCGGCGCGGCGCTGGCAGTGGTGGTCGACGTGGTGGAGCCGCTCGGTGCGGAAACGATCGTCACGCTGCGCGTGGGCGGCGGCACCGTCGTGGCCCGGCTCGGCGGCAACGTGAAACTGGTGCCCGAGCAGGCCATCACGCTGTACCTGGACACCGCCCGCGTGCACGTGTTCGACGCCGCCACGGAAGCGAACATAGGCCTTGGCCCCCGGGAGGCCGCATGA
- a CDS encoding polysaccharide lyase family 8 super-sandwich domain-containing protein: MPTLPARPTTPSTARPSRKRCAEALLLLCAATLALAPRAASADEYDTLRTKWQTRLTGGTAIDTADPDIAQAVAMIAANAQVHWNAMDKGAGRTYLWSDLASATTSSHVTNSYGRLHAMALAWSTKGSSLQGNAALAADIVAGLDWLYARRYNENVTYYDNWWDWHIGTPHSLTNTMTLMYDRLSATQRAAWLQAIDKFVPNPAVRLKPDGTALTTETGANLLDKALAVIVRGVLGKSSAKIIQGRDAISPGLLYVTQGDGFYVDGSFIQHGNIAYTGSYGPAMIDDMSKLLYLLTGSTWAFTDPNVANAYDWAIDAFAPLIHDGAMMDAVRGRGIARQYSTDHTAGRSVVTALVRLAQAGATSWPQQSAAINAAVKGWMARDTTFGASYLSATPTAVAGVYSPLPVYEMTLMKALAADPDVPAAPEPAGVRVFASMDRVMQRGPGFAASLSLFSNRIAAFEYGNGENLAGWWTGMGMLALYDADQARYLDGYWPTVDKLRLPGTTTDRSGSGTPVAWKSYPNTRNWVGGAQLGDLYAAVGMDFATSGVTGSALTGRKSWFMFGDRIVAVGAGIASTGGAAVETIVENSKLNADGSNALTVNGVAQPATPGSGAALGAVRWAHLAGNVPGADVAWYFPDAPTVNSLRETRTATWRTMYSGASTASVSNHFHSLALPHGANPTAGTYAYVILPGRSAAQAAAYAAAPAVTILERSATATAVRDTALGLVGAHFWTDASKTVNVDGAPYVTSNRKAAVLTKEADNVLQVAVADPTQANTGTITVEIARAAGAAIATSPGVTVNQLKPTIRLTVDVRAAAGKSFHASFSVLRTKTLRPVADATLRDGSYGATNYGGTATVVVKNDGVGYARQALARFDLSSIDGTIGAATLKLAPRFVGQASAMTHNVLQVADAWSETGVTWNTRPADIATLGTWTVPAINSYATLDVTSAAAAALAGGKRLSVRVEAAAYYGANGWVEYSSRENGTAPLPALVVDYY, from the coding sequence ATGCCAACCCTGCCCGCCCGACCGACCACCCCATCGACTGCCAGACCATCCCGCAAGCGCTGCGCCGAGGCGCTGCTGCTCCTGTGCGCGGCCACGCTTGCGCTTGCGCCCCGCGCGGCCAGCGCCGACGAATACGACACGCTGCGCACGAAATGGCAGACCCGCCTGACCGGCGGCACCGCAATCGACACGGCCGATCCCGACATCGCCCAGGCCGTGGCGATGATCGCCGCGAACGCGCAGGTACACTGGAACGCGATGGACAAGGGTGCCGGCCGCACGTATCTGTGGAGCGACCTGGCGTCGGCGACGACGTCTTCCCACGTTACCAACAGCTACGGCCGGCTGCACGCGATGGCACTGGCCTGGTCCACCAAGGGTTCTTCACTGCAAGGCAACGCGGCGCTGGCGGCCGACATCGTGGCGGGCCTCGACTGGCTCTACGCGCGGCGCTACAACGAGAACGTGACGTACTACGACAACTGGTGGGACTGGCACATCGGCACGCCGCACTCGCTGACCAATACGATGACGCTTATGTACGACCGGCTGTCGGCCACCCAGCGCGCCGCCTGGCTGCAGGCCATCGACAAGTTCGTGCCCAATCCCGCGGTGCGCCTGAAACCGGACGGCACGGCGCTGACGACGGAAACGGGCGCCAATCTGCTGGACAAGGCGCTGGCCGTCATCGTGCGCGGCGTGCTGGGCAAGTCGTCGGCGAAGATCATCCAGGGCCGCGACGCGATCAGTCCCGGCCTGCTGTACGTGACGCAGGGCGATGGCTTTTATGTGGATGGTTCCTTCATCCAGCACGGGAACATCGCGTACACGGGCTCCTATGGCCCGGCCATGATCGACGACATGTCCAAGCTCCTGTACCTGCTGACCGGCTCCACCTGGGCGTTCACGGACCCGAACGTGGCCAACGCGTACGACTGGGCCATCGATGCCTTCGCGCCGCTGATCCACGATGGCGCGATGATGGATGCGGTGCGCGGCCGCGGTATCGCGCGGCAGTACTCGACCGACCATACGGCCGGGCGCAGCGTCGTCACGGCGCTGGTGCGGCTGGCGCAGGCGGGGGCCACGTCCTGGCCGCAGCAGAGCGCCGCCATCAACGCCGCCGTCAAGGGCTGGATGGCGCGCGACACCACGTTCGGCGCGAGCTACCTTTCGGCCACGCCCACGGCGGTGGCCGGCGTGTATTCGCCACTGCCCGTGTATGAAATGACGCTGATGAAGGCGCTGGCCGCCGATCCGGACGTGCCGGCCGCGCCGGAGCCGGCGGGCGTGCGGGTGTTTGCCTCCATGGACCGCGTCATGCAGCGCGGCCCCGGCTTCGCCGCGAGCCTGTCGCTGTTCTCGAACCGGATCGCGGCCTTCGAATACGGCAACGGCGAAAACCTGGCCGGCTGGTGGACGGGCATGGGCATGCTGGCGCTCTACGACGCCGACCAGGCCCGCTACCTGGACGGCTACTGGCCCACCGTCGACAAGCTGCGCCTGCCCGGCACCACCACGGACCGTTCCGGCAGCGGCACGCCGGTGGCGTGGAAGAGTTATCCGAACACGCGCAACTGGGTCGGCGGCGCGCAACTGGGTGACCTGTATGCGGCGGTCGGCATGGACTTCGCCACCTCAGGCGTCACGGGCAGCGCGCTGACGGGCAGGAAATCGTGGTTCATGTTCGGCGACCGGATCGTCGCGGTGGGTGCCGGCATCGCCAGCACGGGTGGCGCGGCGGTCGAGACGATCGTCGAGAACAGCAAGCTCAATGCCGACGGCAGCAATGCGCTGACCGTCAACGGGGTGGCGCAGCCGGCAACGCCGGGCAGCGGCGCGGCACTGGGCGCCGTGCGCTGGGCCCACCTGGCCGGCAACGTGCCCGGCGCCGACGTGGCGTGGTACTTCCCCGACGCGCCCACGGTGAACAGCCTGCGCGAGACCCGCACCGCCACGTGGCGGACGATGTACAGCGGCGCGAGCACGGCCAGCGTGTCGAACCATTTCCACAGCCTGGCCCTGCCGCACGGCGCGAACCCGACGGCCGGTACCTATGCCTACGTCATCCTGCCGGGCCGCAGCGCGGCGCAAGCGGCGGCGTATGCGGCGGCGCCTGCCGTGACGATCCTGGAACGGTCGGCCACGGCCACCGCCGTGCGCGATACGGCTCTTGGCCTGGTGGGCGCGCATTTCTGGACCGACGCGTCGAAAACGGTCAACGTCGACGGCGCGCCCTACGTGACCAGCAACCGCAAGGCGGCGGTCCTCACGAAGGAGGCGGACAATGTGCTGCAGGTGGCCGTGGCCGATCCCACACAAGCCAACACGGGCACGATCACCGTGGAAATCGCCCGCGCGGCCGGTGCCGCGATCGCCACGTCGCCGGGCGTGACGGTGAACCAGCTCAAGCCGACGATCCGCCTCACCGTCGACGTGCGCGCGGCGGCCGGCAAGTCGTTCCATGCCAGTTTCAGCGTGCTGCGCACGAAGACCTTGCGGCCGGTCGCGGACGCCACGCTGCGCGACGGCAGCTACGGCGCCACCAACTATGGCGGCACGGCGACGGTCGTCGTGAAGAACGATGGCGTCGGCTATGCCCGCCAGGCACTGGCGCGCTTCGACCTTTCTTCGATCGACGGCACCATCGGCGCGGCCACGCTGAAGCTGGCGCCCCGCTTCGTGGGCCAGGCCAGCGCCATGACGCACAACGTGCTGCAGGTCGCCGATGCGTGGAGCGAAACAGGCGTCACCTGGAATACCCGGCCGGCCGATATCGCCACCTTGGGCACGTGGACGGTGCCCGCCATCAACAGCTACGCCACGCTCGACGTGACATCGGCCGCCGCCGCCGCACTGGCCGGCGGCAAGCGGCTGTCGGTGCGGGTCGAGGCGGCCGCCTACTATGGCGCCAATGGCTGGGTGGAATACTCGAGCCGCGAAAACGGCACCGCCCCGCTGCCGGCGCTCGTGGTGGATTATTACTGA
- a CDS encoding PEP-CTERM sorting domain-containing protein (PEP-CTERM proteins occur, often in large numbers, in the proteomes of bacteria that also encode an exosortase, a predicted intramembrane cysteine proteinase. The presence of a PEP-CTERM domain at a protein's C-terminus predicts cleavage within the sorting domain, followed by covalent anchoring to some some component of the (usually Gram-negative) cell surface. Many PEP-CTERM proteins exhibit an unusual sequence composition that includes large numbers of potential glycosylation sites. Expression of one such protein has been shown restore the ability of a bacterium to form floc, a type of biofilm.): protein MKLISALRASIGALALAATAHASAGPILLVTDGILTGAKNVSVQGVLYDVTFLDGKCSTLFTGCNAVSDFAFATATGAQAASLALLDQVFVNGSRGQFDTRPQNTLGCSDNGVCISLVPYGLNQKGTTVWSAGASNAHQQSGDAASLISQNFSMDMASLASYNFAKFELSVAPAQVAVPEPTSIALVLLGIAGMTLARRRKS, encoded by the coding sequence ATGAAACTCATTTCGGCGCTTCGTGCGTCCATCGGTGCGCTTGCACTGGCTGCCACCGCGCACGCGAGCGCGGGACCTATCCTTCTGGTCACGGACGGTATCCTGACAGGCGCGAAAAATGTCAGCGTCCAGGGCGTCCTGTACGACGTTACATTTCTCGACGGCAAGTGCTCTACCCTGTTCACCGGTTGTAATGCCGTATCCGATTTTGCCTTTGCAACTGCCACTGGTGCTCAGGCGGCCAGCCTGGCGCTTCTCGACCAGGTGTTCGTCAATGGCTCCCGAGGGCAATTCGATACCCGCCCGCAGAACACATTGGGCTGTAGCGACAACGGCGTCTGCATTTCTCTCGTCCCCTATGGTCTGAACCAGAAAGGAACTACCGTCTGGAGCGCTGGCGCAAGCAATGCGCACCAGCAGAGCGGCGATGCCGCCAGCCTGATCAGCCAGAACTTCTCGATGGATATGGCCTCGCTCGCGTCCTACAACTTTGCGAAATTCGAGCTCTCCGTCGCCCCGGCCCAGGTTGCCGTTCCCGAGCCAACCTCCATCGCCCTGGTTCTCCTTGGCATTGCGGGCATGACGTTGGCACGGCGCCGCAAGTCGTAA